One genomic window of Halomicrobium sp. LC1Hm includes the following:
- a CDS encoding UvrD-helicase domain-containing protein, with product MTDGVPPLEGAQERIRDAFLAHDRGLFVLNCTAGFGKSTTVERVAAEALVEAAACEPAPERGLCVVSFSREDAAGIVPGITAALAAFADDEQATATTISPERSQRLRERVRHADHVGTIDSIFRTVFTEIHAEYGFDQMPTVGNDAHLTSLREAALDALRDRESLTARFERLDEAYGDETASDGRGADERTLDALLETARSAKRARRLSDEQFRDRLLGAIDEAFPKGRPATFEAVVRDVARFFDEETAAAFRQRHDDEAAVTAQSRTCFDGWRARVEEFCSLVAAYETEYDRRCRERGVLAHQDVAYWVADFFEDAGDADDSFRERVRQRHAHALQTLVIDEAQDVSVAQHDALAPLVPDDARVLLAGDTDQCIYAWRDARPALFTRAFAEGEYFGRSWTPHERADAARTYRMRPDVSAAVDAVFETVFTDPARGGLHRSGDDYTLVETDREPTSEPAVHVASYRAQGSPGTTTWFEESEAAPLSNYLHGVLADDGFASRDADGPVEVLFPTRTNMRSLAARLEATGLSVADASELLFESPLVELVVGVVEWLVDPFDPERTRALLDGAVPAVTCDDGSTLHEIAAAADYRLDEIGTDDRLPARVETFFDGLAELRGRLARRAADPGALVVANVVETLALATDPFDQVDDPRRCLAVLDTLVETVEEWEGTDRYSLSELAGVLKQYRASPSHGPLVPVPDASDYDVVFRTIHNAKGDEADVVCLADLSRPLGVNGPHRDSFVARGETLALAPPATAPSVPIDEPGAHGVESVPRLRWATNRWVGDEQPRIGGPPVFSELAAAHRADRWRTLYVAMTRARDHLVLSVPRDATSVGTPPQDSWVTTIRRALDLPDSLSRGRIDTTLQRPTGEYPLTIGCLDVAYDASVSPSSRPTPRTALAPSPTRTGRTPRFVNGSTLYPLATGLDEHWLDHLKGTSLHSERPAPADDLPLAFDAVGPDDLGTIAHDVLTAAVERGVSTATLEDCAEPLAGRLEAAIDEQCRDVGGRERQQVASYVRETVCPQFAATGVWERLQSSAVYVEEPLDAVIPVADHTIETRNHADIVSRAPDGTWYVDDIKLVLADTDATRDRYALQTAFYAWLLERQLDDATVRGRITCVGERVDSTAGTAPVDDIESWLARFA from the coding sequence GTGACCGACGGCGTCCCGCCCCTGGAGGGCGCACAGGAACGCATTCGCGACGCGTTCCTCGCTCACGACCGGGGGCTGTTCGTCCTGAACTGCACGGCGGGGTTCGGCAAGTCGACGACCGTCGAGCGCGTCGCCGCCGAGGCGCTGGTCGAGGCGGCCGCCTGCGAGCCCGCTCCCGAACGGGGGCTCTGCGTGGTCTCGTTCTCCCGCGAGGACGCCGCCGGCATCGTTCCGGGGATCACTGCCGCGCTGGCCGCGTTCGCCGACGACGAGCAGGCGACGGCGACGACCATCAGCCCCGAGCGTTCACAGCGGCTCCGGGAGCGGGTCCGCCACGCCGACCACGTCGGGACCATCGACAGCATCTTTCGCACCGTCTTCACGGAGATTCACGCCGAGTACGGCTTCGACCAGATGCCGACGGTCGGCAACGACGCGCACCTCACCTCGCTCCGGGAGGCGGCGCTGGACGCCCTGCGTGACCGCGAGTCACTGACGGCCCGGTTCGAGCGTCTCGACGAGGCTTACGGCGACGAGACGGCCAGCGACGGACGGGGGGCCGACGAGCGCACGCTGGACGCGCTGCTCGAAACGGCCCGCTCGGCCAAGCGCGCCCGCCGACTCTCCGACGAGCAGTTCCGCGACAGACTCCTGGGCGCGATCGACGAGGCCTTTCCGAAGGGTCGCCCGGCCACGTTCGAGGCCGTGGTCCGTGACGTGGCGCGGTTCTTCGACGAGGAGACCGCCGCGGCGTTCCGGCAGCGACACGACGACGAGGCGGCGGTCACGGCCCAGTCCCGGACGTGTTTCGACGGCTGGCGTGCGCGCGTCGAGGAGTTCTGTTCGCTCGTGGCCGCCTACGAGACCGAGTACGACCGCCGGTGTCGCGAGCGCGGCGTGCTCGCCCACCAGGACGTGGCGTACTGGGTCGCCGACTTCTTCGAGGACGCTGGCGACGCCGACGACTCGTTCCGCGAGCGGGTCCGACAGCGCCACGCGCACGCCCTCCAGACGCTCGTCATCGACGAAGCTCAGGACGTGTCCGTCGCACAGCACGACGCGCTCGCGCCGCTGGTTCCCGACGACGCCCGCGTCCTGCTGGCCGGCGACACCGACCAGTGCATCTACGCCTGGCGCGACGCCCGGCCGGCGCTGTTCACGCGAGCGTTCGCGGAAGGGGAGTACTTCGGGCGATCCTGGACGCCCCACGAGCGGGCCGACGCCGCACGGACCTACCGGATGCGACCGGACGTCTCGGCGGCCGTCGACGCCGTCTTCGAGACGGTGTTCACCGATCCCGCACGCGGTGGCCTACACCGGTCCGGCGACGACTACACGCTCGTCGAGACCGACCGCGAGCCGACGAGCGAGCCGGCGGTCCACGTCGCGAGCTACCGGGCACAGGGCTCTCCGGGGACGACCACGTGGTTCGAGGAGAGCGAAGCAGCGCCGCTCTCGAACTACCTCCACGGTGTGCTGGCCGACGACGGCTTCGCGAGCCGAGACGCCGACGGCCCGGTGGAGGTCCTCTTCCCGACGCGGACGAACATGCGCTCGCTCGCCGCCCGTCTGGAAGCGACGGGGCTGTCCGTCGCCGACGCCAGCGAACTGCTGTTCGAGAGCCCGCTCGTCGAACTCGTCGTCGGCGTCGTCGAGTGGCTCGTCGACCCGTTCGACCCGGAGCGAACGCGCGCGCTCCTCGACGGTGCGGTTCCGGCGGTGACCTGCGACGACGGATCGACCCTCCACGAGATCGCTGCGGCCGCCGACTACCGCCTCGACGAGATCGGGACCGACGATCGACTCCCGGCCCGCGTCGAGACGTTCTTCGACGGCCTCGCCGAACTCCGCGGGCGGCTCGCGCGACGGGCGGCCGATCCGGGAGCGCTCGTCGTCGCGAACGTCGTCGAGACGCTGGCCCTGGCGACCGATCCGTTCGACCAGGTCGACGATCCGCGGCGCTGTCTCGCCGTCCTCGACACGCTCGTCGAGACCGTCGAGGAATGGGAGGGGACCGACCGCTACTCGCTGTCCGAGCTGGCCGGCGTCCTCAAGCAGTACCGCGCGTCCCCGTCTCACGGGCCGCTCGTTCCGGTGCCCGACGCCAGCGACTACGACGTGGTGTTCCGGACGATCCACAACGCGAAAGGCGACGAGGCCGACGTCGTCTGTCTGGCCGATCTGAGCCGCCCGCTCGGGGTCAACGGCCCGCACCGCGATTCGTTCGTGGCCCGCGGTGAGACGCTCGCGCTCGCACCGCCAGCGACCGCGCCGTCGGTCCCGATCGACGAACCCGGTGCCCACGGCGTCGAGTCGGTGCCGCGGCTCCGCTGGGCGACGAACCGCTGGGTCGGGGACGAGCAACCGCGAATCGGCGGCCCGCCGGTGTTCAGCGAACTCGCGGCCGCACACCGCGCGGACCGCTGGCGGACGCTGTACGTCGCCATGACGCGGGCTCGGGACCACCTCGTCCTCTCGGTGCCACGGGACGCGACGAGCGTCGGAACGCCGCCACAGGACAGCTGGGTGACGACGATCCGGCGGGCGCTCGATCTCCCCGACTCGCTCTCGCGCGGTCGGATCGACACCACACTCCAGCGACCGACCGGGGAGTACCCGCTGACGATCGGCTGTCTCGACGTGGCCTACGACGCCAGCGTCTCGCCGTCGAGCCGCCCGACGCCACGGACCGCGCTCGCGCCGTCGCCGACCCGGACGGGCCGGACGCCGCGCTTCGTCAACGGCAGTACGCTCTACCCGCTGGCGACGGGACTGGACGAGCACTGGCTCGACCACCTCAAAGGGACTTCACTTCACAGCGAGCGCCCCGCTCCCGCCGACGACCTCCCGCTGGCCTTCGACGCGGTCGGTCCCGACGACCTCGGCACGATCGCACACGACGTGCTCACGGCCGCCGTCGAGCGAGGCGTCTCGACCGCGACGCTGGAAGACTGTGCCGAACCGCTCGCGGGGAGGCTCGAAGCCGCTATCGACGAACAGTGCCGCGATGTCGGCGGCCGCGAGCGCCAGCAGGTGGCGAGCTACGTCCGCGAGACCGTCTGTCCGCAGTTCGCCGCGACCGGCGTCTGGGAGCGCCTGCAGTCGAGCGCCGTCTACGTCGAGGAGCCACTCGACGCCGTGATTCCCGTCGCCGACCACACCATCGAGACCCGGAACCACGCCGACATCGTCTCGCGCGCTCCGGACGGCACGTGGTACGTCGACGACATCAAGCTCGTCCTCGCCGACACCGACGCCACCCGCGACAGATACGCGCTCCAGACTGCCTTCTACGCCTGGCTGCTCGAACGCCAGCTCGACGACGCGACGGTCCGGGGGCGCATCACCTGCGTGGGCGAGCGCGTCGACTCGACGGCCGGCACCGCGCCGGTCGACGACATCGAGTCGTGGCTCGCGCGGTTCGCGTGA
- a CDS encoding PAS domain S-box protein yields MNHTENATSEEIRLLYVNDDTDFVDLARAKLQNHSSAFEISTAGTVAAAREQIETAAIDCVVTSYSLPDGTGIELIEQLRSADTELPTILFTGRGNERIASEATQAGVSDYIPLRADQHNFELLARRIHTLVEATRKAAIAQRLSDRFQRTLERATDAIYAVDDDWRIEYMNEKMADRIGRDPESIVGSRIWDEFPSIVGTELEERYRTAMETGEPVSFEQRLGDPFDYWVEVRAFPDDDGLTVFSRETTAERERERELERSAAILENIHDIVFVVGEDGIVKFANGAGKRLVGENQSTTLDGRQLDAVVEERLSDDEAEQLQSVIDAALDRPEGDGGLTGLYDSDLQVDMAVGNDERTFDIRVTPFRSGTSEQVLVVARDITEQSAVKQRVERERDALRELQGIMAKSDVSGETRLRELLAVGCRTLDLEIGIASRVRGSEYTVEAVHAPEADIELGAQFELEATYCAEVIDDDGICAFTDAVADGKRTHPAYRELGLESYIGAPLVVDGERYGTINFSSPTTRVTPFEVAERTFVELLSELVSTEIARSRDQTELERQDFLFERVQDIAEIGVWEYFPSTGDLEWSDGVRRIHGVDDDYDPSLESALDFYHPDDRETIATAVERTLEHDEAYDLDLRIVRADGEIRDVRVWGERVDSTPHGTTVLRGVFQDITERKAQERDHRELAEEYEALLETSGDAIFLLNVDTTGSEPAFEFSRLSAGYENQTGLTTEAVRHQTPSKVFGAERGAALEANYSRCVEQREPISYREELAIDEGARFWETSLAPVMVDGEIVKIVGIARNVTEQVERERDLEATNQRLESLIEATPLTVMEVDRDGIVTRWNDEAEKMFGWSRAEVLGEPNPMIPEDRQTEFDEHRQRAMNGERIRGKEIRRETKDGDELDLLLSVAPISDPDGEVTSILAVLEDITEQKELETKLRSLQETAQRLSRAQSSDEIGEIAVEAAVEILGFELTGIWEADERADELVPLASSEAVGDLLGELPQLQPEENLAWEAFESSELRTYDDLQAEPGIDEADALPASGLFVPLGEYGLVGVGTSNERGFSETDVDLFRILGATVEAAFGRANREAKLQRQNERLDQFASVVAHDLRNPLSVAIGFTDIVQQTQDPAHFEKIETAHERIERLIDDLLTLARGESTVTETEEIDLETIATEAWGYVDTSAATLTVESVPVVAGDSGRLTQLFENLFRNAVEHGGEEVAVSVGRLAETDGFYVEDDGVGIPPEKRATVFEHGTTTNEGGTGFGLSIVEDIAKAHGWTVSVTGGTAGGARFEFEMSP; encoded by the coding sequence ATGAATCATACAGAGAACGCCACGTCGGAAGAGATTCGTCTTCTGTATGTGAACGACGACACCGACTTCGTCGATCTGGCACGCGCCAAGCTCCAGAATCACTCTTCGGCGTTCGAGATTTCGACTGCCGGCACCGTCGCAGCCGCCCGTGAACAGATCGAGACGGCGGCCATCGACTGTGTGGTCACTTCCTACTCGCTGCCGGACGGAACGGGAATCGAGCTCATCGAGCAGCTCCGATCGGCAGACACCGAGTTGCCGACGATCCTGTTTACCGGCAGGGGCAACGAGCGGATCGCCAGCGAAGCGACGCAGGCGGGCGTCTCGGACTACATCCCGCTGCGGGCAGACCAGCACAACTTCGAGCTACTCGCACGCCGCATCCACACGCTGGTCGAAGCCACACGCAAAGCGGCCATCGCACAGCGGCTCTCCGACCGGTTCCAGCGGACGCTCGAACGTGCCACAGACGCGATCTACGCGGTAGACGACGACTGGCGGATCGAGTACATGAACGAGAAGATGGCCGACCGGATCGGCAGGGACCCAGAGAGCATCGTCGGCAGCAGAATCTGGGACGAGTTCCCCTCCATCGTCGGCACAGAACTCGAAGAGCGGTATCGGACTGCCATGGAGACCGGCGAGCCGGTGTCGTTCGAGCAGCGCCTCGGCGACCCTTTCGACTACTGGGTCGAGGTCCGGGCGTTTCCCGACGACGACGGCCTGACCGTCTTCTCGCGTGAGACCACGGCCGAACGGGAGCGAGAGCGAGAACTGGAGCGCAGCGCGGCGATCCTCGAAAACATCCACGACATCGTGTTCGTCGTCGGCGAGGACGGCATCGTGAAGTTCGCGAACGGAGCCGGGAAACGCCTGGTCGGGGAGAACCAGTCGACGACACTCGATGGGCGACAACTCGACGCGGTCGTCGAGGAGCGACTCTCCGACGACGAGGCAGAGCAGCTACAAAGCGTCATCGACGCCGCACTCGACCGGCCAGAGGGCGACGGTGGCCTGACCGGCCTGTACGACTCGGACCTACAGGTCGATATGGCGGTCGGGAACGACGAGCGGACCTTCGACATCCGCGTGACGCCGTTCCGGAGTGGCACCAGCGAGCAGGTCCTCGTCGTCGCCCGAGACATCACGGAACAGAGCGCAGTCAAGCAACGAGTAGAGCGAGAGCGTGACGCGCTCCGAGAGCTTCAGGGCATCATGGCAAAGAGCGACGTTTCGGGCGAGACCCGGCTCCGGGAACTGCTAGCGGTCGGCTGTCGGACGCTGGACCTGGAGATCGGGATCGCGTCGCGCGTTCGGGGCAGCGAGTACACCGTCGAGGCAGTCCACGCACCGGAAGCCGACATCGAACTGGGAGCGCAGTTCGAGCTCGAAGCGACGTACTGTGCGGAGGTCATCGACGATGACGGGATCTGTGCGTTCACCGACGCGGTCGCCGACGGAAAGCGGACCCATCCCGCATATCGCGAACTCGGCCTGGAGTCGTACATCGGTGCGCCACTCGTCGTCGACGGTGAGCGCTACGGAACGATCAACTTCTCGAGCCCGACCACACGAGTCACCCCGTTCGAGGTGGCCGAGCGGACATTCGTCGAACTGTTGTCGGAACTGGTGAGTACCGAGATAGCCCGAAGTCGCGACCAGACCGAACTCGAACGGCAGGACTTCCTCTTCGAGCGGGTACAGGACATCGCGGAGATCGGAGTCTGGGAGTACTTCCCCTCGACGGGCGATCTCGAGTGGTCCGACGGCGTCCGTCGGATCCATGGTGTCGATGACGACTACGACCCGTCACTCGAAAGCGCGCTCGACTTCTACCATCCCGACGACAGGGAAACGATCGCGACTGCTGTCGAGCGGACACTCGAACACGACGAGGCATACGACCTCGACCTCCGGATCGTTCGAGCCGACGGCGAGATCCGGGACGTGCGCGTGTGGGGCGAACGCGTCGACAGCACGCCTCACGGCACGACCGTGCTCCGTGGCGTCTTTCAGGACATCACCGAGCGGAAAGCCCAGGAGCGCGACCACCGAGAGCTCGCAGAGGAGTACGAGGCGCTGCTGGAGACGTCCGGTGACGCGATCTTCCTGCTGAACGTCGATACGACCGGCTCGGAGCCAGCATTCGAGTTCTCACGGCTCAGTGCGGGATACGAGAATCAGACCGGGCTCACGACCGAGGCCGTTCGCCACCAGACGCCAAGCAAGGTGTTCGGAGCGGAACGCGGCGCAGCGCTCGAAGCGAACTACAGCCGCTGTGTCGAGCAACGAGAGCCGATTTCGTACCGCGAAGAACTGGCCATCGACGAGGGCGCGCGGTTCTGGGAGACGAGCCTCGCACCGGTGATGGTCGACGGTGAGATCGTCAAGATCGTCGGTATCGCACGCAACGTCACCGAACAGGTCGAACGTGAGCGGGATCTCGAAGCGACGAACCAGCGGCTCGAATCGCTCATCGAGGCGACGCCACTCACGGTGATGGAGGTCGACCGTGACGGCATCGTCACTCGCTGGAACGACGAGGCCGAGAAGATGTTCGGCTGGTCGCGAGCGGAAGTGCTCGGGGAGCCAAACCCGATGATCCCCGAAGACAGGCAGACCGAGTTCGACGAACATCGACAGCGAGCCATGAACGGCGAGCGGATCCGCGGCAAGGAGATACGACGAGAGACCAAGGACGGCGACGAACTGGACCTACTCTTGTCGGTTGCGCCGATCAGCGATCCCGACGGCGAGGTGACGAGCATCCTCGCAGTGCTCGAAGACATCACCGAACAAAAAGAACTGGAGACGAAACTGCGCTCGCTACAGGAGACGGCCCAGCGGCTCAGCAGGGCACAGTCCAGTGACGAGATCGGTGAGATCGCCGTCGAGGCAGCCGTCGAGATTCTGGGCTTCGAGCTGACGGGAATCTGGGAGGCAGACGAACGAGCGGACGAACTCGTTCCGCTGGCGTCGAGTGAGGCCGTCGGGGACCTGCTCGGCGAGTTGCCACAGCTCCAGCCCGAGGAGAATCTGGCCTGGGAGGCGTTCGAGTCCTCGGAGCTGCGGACGTACGACGATCTCCAGGCGGAGCCGGGAATCGACGAGGCAGACGCGCTGCCGGCGAGTGGGCTGTTCGTCCCACTGGGTGAGTACGGGCTCGTCGGCGTCGGGACCTCGAACGAGCGAGGGTTCTCCGAGACGGACGTAGACCTGTTTCGCATCCTCGGAGCGACCGTCGAAGCCGCCTTCGGTCGGGCGAACAGAGAGGCGAAGCTACAGCGCCAGAACGAACGTCTGGACCAGTTCGCGAGCGTCGTCGCTCACGACCTCAGGAACCCGCTCAGCGTCGCGATCGGGTTCACCGACATCGTCCAGCAGACACAGGATCCGGCACACTTCGAGAAGATCGAGACCGCACACGAGCGCATCGAGCGTCTGATCGACGACCTGCTCACGCTCGCGCGTGGCGAGTCGACCGTGACCGAGACCGAGGAGATCGACCTCGAAACGATCGCGACGGAAGCGTGGGGGTACGTCGACACGAGCGCGGCGACACTGACGGTCGAATCTGTCCCGGTCGTCGCGGGCGACAGTGGTCGCTTGACCCAACTGTTCGAGAATCTCTTTCGGAACGCCGTCGAACACGGCGGCGAAGAGGTTGCAGTGAGCGTGGGACGACTGGCAGAGACGGACGGGTTCTACGTCGAAGACGACGGTGTCGGCATTCCGCCGGAGAAGCGAGCGACAGTGTTCGAACACGGCACCACCACCAACGAGGGCGGCACCGGCTTCGGGCTCTCGATCGTCGAAGACATCGCGAAGGCCCACGGCTGGACGGTCAGTGTCACCGGCGGGACAGCGGGCGGAGCGCGGTTCGAGTTCGAGATGTCCCCGTGA
- a CDS encoding ABC transporter substrate-binding protein gives MRGDSSGQEPPTRREYMKYGGAVIGGGLLAGCTGDSGSGGDGESTDARATTPEATAAATETDADTSYSVTMEPMGTVEFDAPPERWVSYLSTYGDMGIALGKADSLQGLWDPDGMPDVFYDALPGVDISFEDVSPISGDGEFDKEIFYELDADVHLLDPNWIGVLADDWDEDDAEEIATGVDPFLGNYIRRRGDDWHDYPYYSLYEAFEIVADAFDERERYEALASVHDDVQATIEERLPPAAERPTVGLVSVNSQFENATFYVYPVQAGNNHKQYRDLGMRGAFDDHIEGGYGQFDYEQLLDVDPDAIVFQYGFSHVSTEEFESRMETMRADPVGSQLSAVQNDRLYRGGTAYQGPIVNLFQTEAAARQFYPEAFGEWNGIETLREESLTLFDRQRVADVISGDF, from the coding sequence ATGAGAGGCGACAGCAGCGGTCAGGAGCCACCGACACGACGTGAGTACATGAAGTACGGCGGCGCAGTCATCGGCGGAGGTTTGCTCGCCGGCTGTACGGGCGACAGCGGGTCCGGCGGTGACGGCGAGTCGACGGACGCCAGGGCCACGACCCCGGAAGCCACAGCGGCGGCGACAGAAACCGACGCCGACACCAGTTACTCGGTAACGATGGAGCCGATGGGCACCGTCGAGTTCGACGCACCGCCCGAGCGCTGGGTGAGCTATCTCAGTACGTACGGCGACATGGGCATCGCCCTGGGCAAAGCCGACAGCCTGCAGGGATTGTGGGACCCCGACGGAATGCCCGACGTGTTCTACGACGCGTTGCCTGGGGTCGACATCTCCTTCGAGGACGTCTCGCCGATCTCCGGTGACGGCGAGTTCGACAAGGAGATCTTCTACGAGCTAGACGCCGACGTACACCTACTCGATCCGAACTGGATCGGCGTGTTAGCCGACGACTGGGACGAGGACGACGCCGAAGAGATCGCCACCGGCGTCGATCCGTTCCTCGGGAACTACATCCGGCGGCGTGGCGACGACTGGCACGACTACCCGTACTACTCGCTGTACGAGGCCTTCGAGATCGTCGCGGACGCGTTCGACGAGCGAGAGCGCTACGAGGCGCTCGCGTCCGTCCACGACGACGTGCAGGCGACCATCGAGGAGCGGCTGCCGCCGGCAGCGGAGCGACCGACCGTCGGTCTCGTATCGGTCAACTCGCAGTTCGAGAACGCCACGTTCTACGTCTATCCCGTCCAGGCGGGGAACAACCACAAGCAGTACCGCGACCTCGGGATGCGCGGAGCCTTCGACGACCACATCGAGGGAGGCTACGGCCAGTTCGACTACGAGCAACTGCTGGACGTCGATCCCGACGCGATCGTGTTCCAGTACGGCTTCTCACACGTCTCGACCGAGGAGTTCGAGTCCCGAATGGAGACGATGCGTGCGGATCCGGTCGGCAGCCAGTTGTCGGCGGTTCAAAACGACCGGCTGTACCGCGGCGGCACCGCGTACCAGGGGCCGATCGTCAACCTCTTCCAGACGGAGGCGGCGGCGAGACAGTTCTACCCCGAGGCGTTCGGCGAGTGGAACGGGATAGAGACACTTCGGGAGGAGTCGCTCACGCTATTCGATCGACAGCGGGTCGCAGACGTCATCAGCGGAGACTTCTGA
- a CDS encoding ABC transporter substrate-binding protein — protein sequence MVDDETSTRRDAIKYGFTVAASGLLAGCTDQKSSGSDVTETATPEPTATASKEDTPTEQSYTATMPPVGEVTLEAPPSSWIGGLGFTADVLTALGQADGAVGMVDPSFWYTGFYDFLDGVTAPSTDDLAQITTEDRETDVEMVYELEPDLMAVDPNALMGIYGLDEEGARQIEADVAPWFGNESRRKRFDGWTHWPVGEPYDYLSLPEYIPKYAALFGERERGNALLELYEPFVEEVTTRLPPTEDRRSMALVNGRYNPENRDGWVVYNPNSEVEATWGKKQYRDLGVVDAFEGAYDGQSSVTVDHEGLLEYDPDVIIFNFGITYRDFDGTNYIQQQRELLEDHPVGSRVTAVDNGDLYVGGTPYQGPIINMFQTEMAAKQLYPEEFGAYPGYGELSADEQLFDRQRLAAIATGDV from the coding sequence ATGGTCGACGACGAGACATCGACGCGACGTGACGCGATCAAGTACGGGTTCACCGTCGCCGCATCGGGCCTGCTGGCCGGCTGTACCGACCAGAAGAGCTCGGGGTCTGACGTGACCGAGACGGCGACCCCCGAGCCGACGGCGACGGCCTCGAAGGAGGACACGCCCACCGAGCAGTCGTACACGGCGACGATGCCTCCCGTCGGTGAGGTGACCCTCGAAGCGCCGCCGTCCTCGTGGATCGGCGGGCTCGGGTTCACTGCCGACGTGCTGACGGCGCTTGGACAGGCAGACGGCGCTGTCGGAATGGTCGACCCGAGCTTCTGGTACACCGGGTTCTACGACTTCCTCGACGGCGTGACCGCACCGTCGACGGACGACCTCGCCCAGATCACGACCGAAGACCGGGAGACGGACGTCGAGATGGTGTACGAGCTGGAGCCGGACCTCATGGCGGTCGACCCGAACGCCCTGATGGGCATTTACGGACTCGACGAAGAAGGGGCGCGCCAGATCGAAGCGGACGTGGCCCCCTGGTTCGGCAACGAGAGCAGGCGAAAGCGCTTCGACGGCTGGACACACTGGCCGGTCGGAGAGCCCTACGACTACCTCTCGCTCCCCGAGTACATCCCGAAGTACGCGGCGCTGTTCGGCGAACGAGAACGGGGGAACGCACTGCTGGAGCTGTACGAACCGTTCGTCGAGGAGGTCACCACTCGGCTCCCACCGACCGAGGACCGGCGGTCGATGGCGCTGGTCAACGGCCGGTACAACCCCGAGAACCGGGACGGATGGGTCGTCTACAACCCGAACTCCGAGGTCGAAGCGACGTGGGGCAAAAAGCAGTATCGAGACCTGGGCGTCGTCGACGCGTTCGAGGGGGCCTACGACGGCCAGTCGTCGGTGACCGTCGACCACGAGGGACTGCTGGAGTACGATCCCGACGTGATCATCTTCAACTTCGGGATCACCTACCGGGACTTCGACGGCACGAACTACATCCAGCAGCAACGCGAGTTGCTCGAAGACCACCCCGTCGGGAGCAGGGTGACCGCGGTCGACAACGGGGACCTGTACGTCGGGGGCACGCCCTACCAGGGACCGATCATCAACATGTTCCAGACCGAGATGGCGGCAAAGCAGCTCTACCCCGAGGAGTTCGGCGCGTATCCGGGCTACGGAGAGCTGTCGGCTGACGAACAGCTGTTCGACCGACAACGGCTGGCAGCGATCGCGACCGGTGATGTCTGA
- a CDS encoding metal ABC transporter substrate-binding protein, with amino-acid sequence MDDTTQSRTRDRFSRRRAITTGAGLLATGLAGCTNSVGSNDSESTSDADGANGDGTSVAVASFFSFYDFARNIVDGTPIQVENLVPTGLHGHGWEPNASVTKDIIEADAFLHVGPGFQPWADRAIQTLEDDDVDTQLINVREGVEMVDLAATLDPEEEGVGKQQGKDPHFWLDPDRAKQSVDNIADGLARLAPEHAQTLRKNAETYNSETLERIDRDYRAIFDAADRNVVQLAAHNAFQYIGVTYDAEMVPLVTNLAASGDVKPSDIAEAKAVIQENDIDYIANGVFESRKPAKQLLEETRVTGYLPVTPYAGVREDWVENDWGYEEIAYNINMPTFEVVLGNKRPEEVGPDGWADEWLNFE; translated from the coding sequence ATGGACGACACGACGCAGTCTCGAACGCGGGACAGATTCTCACGCAGAAGAGCCATTACTACCGGTGCGGGACTTCTCGCCACCGGCCTCGCCGGCTGTACGAACAGCGTCGGTAGCAACGACTCTGAGTCCACGAGCGACGCGGACGGCGCGAACGGAGACGGAACCTCCGTTGCAGTCGCTTCCTTCTTCAGCTTCTACGACTTCGCACGGAACATCGTCGACGGGACGCCAATCCAGGTGGAAAATCTCGTTCCGACCGGATTGCACGGTCACGGGTGGGAGCCGAATGCGAGCGTCACGAAAGACATCATCGAAGCGGATGCGTTTCTCCACGTCGGGCCAGGATTCCAGCCGTGGGCCGACCGCGCGATTCAGACACTCGAAGACGACGATGTCGACACACAGTTGATCAACGTCCGTGAGGGCGTCGAAATGGTCGACCTCGCTGCGACGCTGGACCCCGAAGAAGAGGGGGTCGGAAAGCAACAGGGGAAGGACCCACACTTCTGGCTCGATCCCGACCGCGCGAAGCAATCGGTCGACAACATCGCCGACGGGCTCGCACGACTCGCACCCGAACACGCACAGACGCTCCGGAAAAACGCCGAGACGTACAACTCTGAGACCCTCGAACGGATCGATCGGGACTACCGGGCCATCTTCGATGCCGCCGACCGAAACGTCGTGCAACTCGCGGCGCACAACGCCTTCCAGTACATCGGGGTCACGTACGACGCCGAGATGGTTCCCCTCGTCACGAACCTCGCAGCCAGTGGCGACGTCAAGCCCTCTGACATCGCCGAGGCGAAGGCGGTCATCCAGGAAAACGACATCGACTACATCGCCAACGGTGTCTTCGAGTCACGGAAGCCCGCGAAGCAACTGCTCGAAGAAACACGAGTTACTGGCTATCTCCCCGTCACCCCCTACGCGGGGGTCCGAGAGGACTGGGTCGAGAACGACTGGGGCTACGAGGAGATCGCTTACAACATCAACATGCCCACGTTCGAGGTCGTCCTCGGCAACAAACGACCCGAGGAAGTCGGCCCCGACGGCTGGGCCGACGAGTGGCTGAACTTCGAGTGA